A genomic region of Caldicellulosiruptor acetigenus contains the following coding sequences:
- a CDS encoding glycoside hydrolase family 65 protein, which yields MKLSEKNWLIEQESFGVSHKHETCFALTNGYIGIRGINEEVFCDEIPGTFIAGVFDKDTAQVTELVNLPNPIGLRIYINREYLNPLKCEVLEFRRVLDLKQGLLFRKLRLKDEKGRITSIEGFRFVSMKNKNLIVQKYNVICENYSAVLNVESFIDAATVNSKDIPNDRVKHYEVEDKKDCKSCIFLGITTKDERYKVGIASSTEVLLNGHKCYFNRFVKDLGSIITENIEVEAKEGKSYEIVKLIVLVSSRENVEDIFKSSQNKLERAKELGVERLLSEHIEEYDKLWDVAKLEVIGDEVADRSLKFNVFHLLSMANPEDERVSLGAKGLHGEGYKGHVFWDTEIFMLPFYIYTNPKAARAMLMYRYNLLDAARENARKNGYKGAQFPWESADTGQEETPKWGYDYLGKPVRIWTGDIEYHISADIAFAVLEYVRATDDIEFLLNYGAEIVIETARFWASICKYNEEKDRYEINDVIGPDEFHEHCNNNAYTNYLAKWNLEKAYEVLKRLKENYPSHFERLVGKINLSEDEPLNWLKVASKIYIPYHPETKLIEQFEGYFNLKDFVIKEYDSNNMPVWPEGVELDKLNDYQLIKQADVVMLLYLLGDQFDEEVMKINYDYYEKRTMHKSSLSPSIYALMGVRVGETKRAYINFMRTALTDLEDNQGNTALGIHAASLGGTWQALIFGFGGLKVEKDDVLSVNPWLPEKWEALKFSIWWKGNLLDFVVTKENIEIRKRVDKSRVKLKIRDKEVVL from the coding sequence ATGAAACTTTCAGAAAAAAACTGGCTGATTGAACAGGAAAGTTTTGGAGTTTCACATAAACATGAAACCTGTTTTGCTCTTACAAATGGGTATATAGGAATAAGAGGAATCAACGAAGAGGTTTTTTGTGATGAGATACCAGGAACTTTCATAGCAGGTGTATTTGACAAAGACACAGCTCAGGTTACAGAGCTTGTGAATTTACCAAATCCAATAGGTCTTAGGATATATATAAATAGAGAATATCTGAATCCTTTGAAATGTGAAGTGCTTGAGTTTAGGAGAGTTTTAGACTTAAAACAGGGACTACTTTTCAGAAAATTGAGACTAAAAGATGAAAAGGGTAGAATTACATCAATAGAGGGATTTCGATTTGTCAGCATGAAAAATAAAAATCTTATTGTTCAAAAGTACAATGTGATTTGTGAGAACTACTCAGCAGTTTTAAATGTAGAAAGTTTTATTGATGCTGCTACCGTGAACTCTAAGGATATCCCAAACGATAGAGTAAAACATTATGAAGTAGAAGATAAAAAGGATTGCAAAAGCTGTATATTCCTCGGCATTACAACAAAGGATGAAAGATACAAAGTGGGAATAGCAAGTTCTACAGAGGTTTTATTAAATGGGCATAAATGTTATTTTAATAGATTTGTTAAAGATTTAGGAAGCATTATTACCGAGAACATTGAAGTTGAGGCAAAAGAAGGAAAAAGTTATGAGATTGTAAAGCTGATTGTATTGGTGTCCTCGAGAGAAAATGTTGAGGATATTTTTAAAAGTTCACAGAACAAGCTTGAAAGAGCAAAAGAATTAGGTGTTGAGAGGCTGCTTTCTGAGCATATAGAAGAGTATGACAAACTCTGGGATGTTGCTAAGCTTGAGGTAATTGGTGATGAGGTTGCAGATAGAAGTCTCAAATTCAACGTTTTCCATCTACTTAGTATGGCGAATCCAGAAGATGAACGTGTAAGCCTTGGTGCAAAAGGCCTTCACGGAGAAGGTTACAAGGGACATGTCTTTTGGGACACAGAGATATTTATGCTCCCGTTTTACATTTACACAAATCCGAAAGCTGCAAGGGCAATGCTGATGTACAGGTACAATCTTTTGGACGCTGCAAGAGAGAACGCAAGGAAAAATGGATACAAAGGTGCGCAATTCCCCTGGGAGTCTGCAGACACCGGACAAGAGGAGACACCAAAGTGGGGGTACGATTATCTTGGCAAACCTGTTCGAATATGGACAGGGGATATAGAATATCATATTTCAGCAGACATAGCCTTTGCAGTTTTAGAGTATGTGCGTGCAACAGATGACATAGAGTTTCTTTTAAACTATGGTGCGGAAATTGTGATTGAAACAGCAAGGTTTTGGGCTTCTATTTGTAAATACAATGAAGAAAAGGATAGGTATGAAATAAATGATGTGATAGGTCCGGATGAGTTCCATGAACATTGCAACAACAATGCCTACACCAATTATCTTGCAAAGTGGAACTTAGAAAAGGCTTATGAAGTATTGAAACGCTTAAAGGAAAATTACCCCAGCCATTTTGAAAGGTTAGTAGGAAAAATAAACTTATCAGAAGATGAACCTTTGAACTGGCTAAAAGTTGCATCAAAGATTTATATTCCATACCATCCTGAAACAAAGCTAATTGAACAGTTTGAGGGATACTTTAATCTTAAAGATTTTGTTATTAAAGAATACGACAGCAACAATATGCCAGTCTGGCCAGAAGGTGTTGAGCTTGACAAGCTGAATGATTATCAGCTCATAAAACAGGCAGATGTTGTGATGCTTTTGTATTTGCTTGGCGACCAGTTTGATGAAGAGGTTATGAAAATAAACTATGATTACTACGAAAAAAGGACAATGCACAAATCGTCATTGAGCCCGAGCATCTATGCTTTAATGGGAGTAAGAGTGGGTGAGACAAAAAGAGCATATATAAACTTTATGCGTACCGCTTTGACAGACCTTGAAGACAATCAGGGCAACACTGCCTTAGGAATCCACGCTGCATCTTTGGGCGGCACATGGCAAGCTTTGATATTTGGTTTTGGAGGTTTAAAAGTGGAAAAGGATGATGTTCTATCTGTCAATCCGTGGCTTCCTGAAAAATGGGAAGCTTTGAAATTTAGCATCTGGTGGAAAGGAAACTTGTTGGATTTTGTTGTAACCAAGGAAAATATTGAAATCAGAAAAAGAGTAGACAAAAGCAGAGTAAAACTCAAGATAAGAGATAAAGAAGTGGTCTTATAG
- a CDS encoding HAD family hydrolase has protein sequence MGKIKAAIFDMDGVLTDTVKLHFKAWKKMFENHGYKFEYEDYKWKVDGKPRLDGIKSIAYDVPEDKLIEMAEEKQKIFLEFVEQENLEAFEDSTWLLNHLKQNSIKLAVASSSKNTTKILTKIGIYNMFDTVVTGYDFKKGKPDPEIFLTAAQRLNVNPKECAVFEDAIDGVKAGIRAGMLTIGVCRDGQFDRLKEAHYVIDRLDKISLELLENLHEKLFKMV, from the coding sequence ATGGGAAAAATCAAGGCAGCCATTTTTGACATGGATGGTGTTTTGACAGACACTGTAAAGCTACACTTCAAAGCATGGAAGAAGATGTTTGAAAACCATGGTTATAAATTTGAATATGAAGATTACAAATGGAAAGTTGATGGAAAGCCAAGGCTGGATGGGATAAAAAGCATTGCTTATGATGTGCCTGAAGACAAGCTAATAGAAATGGCAGAGGAAAAACAAAAGATTTTTTTAGAATTTGTTGAACAAGAAAATTTAGAAGCTTTTGAAGATAGCACATGGCTTTTGAATCATTTGAAGCAAAATAGTATAAAACTTGCTGTTGCTTCTTCAAGCAAAAATACCACTAAAATTTTGACCAAGATAGGAATTTACAATATGTTTGATACAGTTGTAACAGGGTATGATTTCAAAAAAGGAAAACCTGACCCTGAAATATTTCTTACTGCTGCACAAAGGTTAAATGTAAATCCAAAAGAGTGCGCCGTGTTTGAAGATGCCATAGATGGTGTTAAGGCAGGTATTCGTGCGGGGATGCTTACAATTGGGGTCTGTAGAGATGGTCAATTTGATAGACTAAAAGAAGCTCATTACGTGATTGATAGATTAGATAAGATTAGTTTAGAACTTCTTGAGAATCTTCATGAAAAACTTTTCAAAATGGTTTAG